In Debaryomyces hansenii CBS767 chromosome B complete sequence, one genomic interval encodes:
- a CDS encoding DEHA2B12408p (some similarities with uniprot|P38970 Saccharomyces cerevisiae YJL165C HAL5 Putative protein kinase), giving the protein MPLFGHSKRKKASSSPPLSSASESLGVDLSNVSLSSGQVSAAGKPKNKLKSFLKPKNSSTDKIGQEKVRLDENSTGEEIRKQRLNQRTSTIVEADVDEANRNADSGFDSEYDSSGSNDFDSDSDSDDSDSDYEEEHMHAIKIRGKSLSIQSNFVSQLSSIMGYCGITSTATNPETLAALANEESKRTYSLLDQNMKIHRLSGTSNRKDPKLTESVIGDEQAALIEKLQIKLDDSLSSKDLASDSIQHLRKGKTVYDRYGVVRDIIGRGAYGLIKIIDPNATDATLKSTTKIAPGNVFYAVKELQRRPGTEVKQKETQKQFIDRVISEFIVSSTLNYKHIVKTVDLMVTLPPVDSKKGATELSQCIKISQVMECTTGGDLFTYMTTTTDKGNKPIRSVSLDEVDCFIKQISKGLWYMHQHGVAHCDLKLENILVNYLPPDPQDPLRTRIVLKLSDFGKVNVFKTKWDQQEQLIPYENGPIGSESYMAPEEHLGKLHKAGGYSARSKDNWALGIVILVLFNISKQYFTHNKLDGNADKPAEYSGIFNEYSSGYLWQCTDMKMHHLKKNEEKRYRDKVFEEYTKTRMIADYDNTTKEWLIKRKGSFRPLENLFVIPKDEDDEGTGYFECQLDEDELQLCELRKMFIYKLLDPNPESRITADEFIRGDWMTSVYNCYDCIN; this is encoded by the coding sequence ATGCCACTTTTTGGACATTCAAAACGCAAGAAAGCATCCTCATCGCCACCGTTATCTAGTGCTTCAGAGCTGCTCGGTGTAGATCTTTCGAATGTATCGTTGTCGTCTGGGCAAGTATCTGCAGCAGGAAAGCCCAAGAATAAGCTCAAGAGCTTTCTAAAGCCCAAGAATTCATCGACTGACAAAATTGGACAGGAAAAAGTTAGACTAGATGAAAATTCAACGGGAGAGGAAATACGGAAGCAACGACTTAATCAGAGAACCAGTACCATCGTAGAAGCTGATGTGGACGAAGCAAATCGCAATGCAGATAGTGGTTTTGATTCAGAGTATGATTCTAGTGGGCtgaatgattttgattctgattctgattcGGATGATAGTGATAGTGATTATGAAGAGGAACATATGCATGCCATTAAGATTAGAGGAAAGAGTCTTTCTATCCAGAGCAATTTCGTATCGCAATTATCGAGTATAATGGGCTACTGTGGGATAACATCAACGGCGACTAATCCAGAGACATTAGCAGCACTTGCTAACGAAGAGCTGAAAAGAACGTATTCGTTGCTTGAccaaaatatgaaaatacaTCGCTTATCGGGGACATCGAACAGAAAGGATCCAAAATTGACTGAATCAGTCATTGGGGATGAACAAGCAGcattaattgaaaaattacagATAAAACTTGATGACCTGCTAAGTCTGAAAGATTTGGCGTCCGACCTGATTCAACATTTGCGCAAGGGTAAGACTGTTTATGACAGATATGGCGTGGTGAGAGATATAATAGGTAGAGGTGCCTATGGgttaattaaaatcattgatCCTAATGCAACCGACGCAACTCTCAAGTCAACAACAAAGATTGCTCCTGGAAATGTATTTTACGCTGTGAAAGAATTGCAAAGACGTCCTGGGACAGAGGTAAAACAAAAGGAGACTcaaaaacaatttattgatagaGTGATATCTGAATTCATTGTATCATCAACCTTGAACTATAAGCACATAGTGAAGACCGTAGATTTGATGGTCACCTTACCACCGGTCGATTCGAAGAAAGGTGCTACTGAACTTAGTCAATGTATAAAGATCAGTCAGGTTATGGAATGTACAACAGGTGGTGATTTGTTTACATATATGACAACTACTACTGATAAAGGGAACAAACCAATACGAAGCGTATCACTTGATGAAGTAGATTGCTttattaaacaaatttCGAAAGGATTATGGTATATGCACCAACATGGAGTGGCTCATTGCGACCTAAagcttgaaaatattttagtaAATTATTTACCACCAGATCCACAAGATCCATTAAGAACTAGAATAGTCTTAAAATTATCCGATTTTGGAAAGGTGAATGTTTTCAAGACTAAATGGGACCAACAGGAACAATTAATTCCTTATGAAAATGGGCCTATTGGTTCAGAATCATATATGGCACCAGAGGAACATCTCGGCAAGTTGCATAAAGCTGGGGGTTATTCGGCGAGAAGTAAAGATAACTGGGCATTAGGTATTGTAATACTAGTATTGTTTAATATTAGTAAACAGTATTTTACGCACAATAAATTGGATGGTAATGCTGATAAGCCTGCTGAATATAGTGGGATTTTTAACGAATATAGCTCAGGATACTTATGGCAATGCACGGATATGAAAATGCATCACTTGAAGAAAAACGAGGAAAAGAGATATAGAGATAAGGTATTTGAAGAGTATACGAAAACTAGAATGATAGCGGATTATGATAATACGACAAAAGAATGGCTAATCAAAAGGAAAGGTAGTTTTAGACCTCTCGAAAACTTGTTTGTGATTCCCaaggatgaagatgacgaagGCACTGGATATTTTGAGTGTCAATTAGATGAGGATGAATTACAACTATGTGAGTTACGTAAAATGttcatatataaattattagatcCAAATCCTGAATCCAGGATAACCGCGGACGAATTTATAAGAGGTGACTGGATGACATCGGTATACAATTGCTATGATTGCATTAATTAG
- a CDS encoding DEHA2B12430p (similar to uniprot|P48562 Saccharomyces cerevisiae YNL298W CLA4 Involved in localizing cell growth with respect to the septin ring), translating into MTSIYTSDIKHHRKAPPPPSTSNTFRSNSSSSASSSSNDKQSIKLNINSNKRQSGWVHIKDDGIFTSFRWNKRFMIINDKTLNFYKNEPTNLHSFNVPDSNSVNSNSPDLSFPLNLISSINLKPNSGYTKASQTFEIVPKNSGKSMLISIKSNNDYLDWLDAFTTKCPLINIGNENSANSAIINGNTGVSNPINFTHKVHVGFDPASGNFTGLPDTWKNLLQHSKITNEDWKKNPVAVIEVLEFYSDINGGSPGSTPINSPSINNNSNKNDSSSSLQEWTKHPSKQLQSAQPQQPAQFKPSRAAPKPPVPYHLTQQKPQSNVSPLNNLLQNSEKADTKRDSQNDLIPIRRAPPPPTSNKLNLNPDKNNSAPNLPAGLGISGSSNSIPKQLPPYLPKQKDLKIQTPSTGLNKYPSPPSSAPAAGPSYIKPFGLTSKQSQYSQQQSQSSHQEQQSPKNAGPKDITSPQKPEETPIKPLQPRPQKPQQQPDQPQSQVKKVASPQMGQGKIKTAKQIKKEREKLNEMQIIAKLKSVVNNNDPTPLFKIIEKAGQGASGAVYLAETKSTGNKVAIKQMDMNVQPRKELIINEILVMKDSQHKNIVNFLDSYLRGSSDLWVIMEYMEGGSLTEIIENNEFKLSEKQIATICFETLKGLQHLHKKHIIHRDIKSDNVLLDAKGNVKITDFGFCAKLTDQRNKRATMVGTPYWMAPEVVKQKEYDAKVDVWSLGIMTIEMIEGEPPYLNEEPLKALYLIATNGTPKLKKPELLSNSIKKFLSICLCVDVRYRASTDELIEHSFIQHKSTDVEVLAPLLEWKKNPRPDYSDEED; encoded by the coding sequence ATGACGAGCATTTATACATCAGACATAAAGCATCATAGAAAGGCGCCTCCACCACCGTCCACGTCTAATACGTTCAGGAGCAACAGCAGTAGCTCTGCTAGCAGTTCCAGTAATGATAAACAGTCGATCAAGTTGAATATAAACTCTAATAAGAGACAATCGGGATGGGTACATATTAAGGACGATGGGATTTTCACGTCTTTCCGGTGGAATAAGCGATTCATGATTATAAACGATAAGACGTTAAATTTCTACAAGAATGAGCCAACCAATTTGCATTCGTTCAATGTACCGGACTCCAACCTGGTCAATTCGAACAGTCCTGATTTGTCGTTTCCGTTGAACTTGATCAGCAGTATAAACTTAAAGCCCAACTCGGGGTATACTAAGGCGTCGCAGACATTTGAGATTGTGCCTAAAAACAGTGGGAAATCGATGTTGATTTCTATAAAATCTAACAATGACTATTTGGACTGGTTAGACGCGTTTACCACTAAGTGTCCGTTGATCAACATTGGAAATGAGAATTCTGCCAACTCGGCCATAATCAATGGTAATACGGGAGTCTCGAACCCAATAAACTTCACACATAAAGTTCATGTTGGTTTTGATCCAGCGAGTGGTAATTTCACTGGTTTACCAGACACCTGGAAAAATTTGTTGCAACATTCGAAGATCACGAACGAGGACTGGAAGAAAAATCCAGTAGCAGTTATTGAAGtacttgaattttattcCGATATTAACGGGGGCTCGCCTGGTCTGACTCCAATTAATCTGCCTTCgatcaataataatagcaataaaaatgatagCTCAAGTAGTTTACAAGAATGGACTAAGCATCCTTCCAAACAATTACAATCAGCTCAACCGCAACAACCGGCGCAATTCAAACCCAGTAGAGCAGCTCCGAAGCCTCCAGTTCCGTATCATTTAACTCAACAAAAGCCGCAAAGTAATGTATCCCcattaaacaatttattgCAGAATTCTGAAAAGGCTGATACAAAGAGGGATTCGCAAAATGACTTAATACCTATCAGAAGAGCGCCACCTCCTCCAACTTCAAATAAGCTCAACCTCAATCCTGATAAAAACAATAGTGCTCCTAACTTACCTGCCGGTCTAGGTATATCAggttcttcaaattcaattccaaaGCAATTACCCCCTTATTTGCCAAAGCAGAAggatttaaaaattcaaactCCATCTACTGGTCTCAATAAATATCCATCTCCTCCTTCGAGCGCGCCAGCAGCGGGTCCAAGTTATATCAAGCCATTTGGATTAACGTCAAAACAATCACAATACCTGCAGCAACAATCGCAACTGTCTCATCAAGAACAACAATCCCCTAAAAATGCTGGCCCAAAGGATATTACCTCTCCACAGAAGCCTGAAGAGACTCCAATCAAACCACTTCAACCTCGTCCTCAAAAACCTCAACAGCAACCGGACCAACCACAACTGCAGGTCAAAAAGGTCGCTTCTCCACAAATGGGGCAAGGTAAAATCAAGACTGCAAAACAGATCAAGAAGGAACGTGAAAAGTTAAATGAGATGCAAATTATTGCTAAATTAAAATCTGttgttaataataatgaccCAACTCcattattcaagataattgaaaaagcaGGACAAGGTGCATCAGGCGCAGTTTATTTAGCAGAAACTAAAAGCACAGGTAACAAGGTTGCTATTAAACAAATGGATATGAATGTTCAACcaagaaaagaattgattattaatgaaatattggTCATGAAAGACTCACAACATAAGAACATTGTGAACTTCTTAGATTCATATTTAAGAGGTTCATCCGATTTGTGGGTTATCATGGAATATATGGAAGGTGGCTCCTTGAcagaaattattgaaaacaatgAGTTCAAATTATCAGAAAAGCAAATTGCCACGATATGTTTCGAAACATTAAAAGGTTTACAACATTTACATAAAAAGCATATCATTCATAGAGATATAAAATCCGATAACGTTTTGTTGGATGCGAAGGGTAATGTTAAAATAACTGATTTCGGATTCTGCGCCAAGTTAACTGATCAAAGGAATAAAAGAGCGACAATGGTTGGTACTCCATACTGGATGGCCCCTGAAGTGGTCAAACAGAAAGAATACGATGCCAAGGTTGATGTTTGGTCATTGGGTATTATGACCATTGAAATGATTGAAGGTGAACCTCCATACTTGAATGAAGAACCATTAAAAgctttatatttaattgcAACAAACGGTACaccaaaattaaagaagcccgaattattatccaattcGATTAAGAAGTTTTTATCTATTTGCTTATGTGTAGATGTTAGATATAGGGCACTGACAGATGAGTTAATTGAGCATTCATTCATTCAACATAAATCAACTGATGTTGAAGTATTGGCACCTTTGTTAGAATGGAAGAAAAACCCTCGTCCAGACTATagcgatgaagaagattaa